A genome region from Stenotrophomonas maltophilia includes the following:
- the zapE gene encoding cell division protein ZapE — protein MSATELTPSQRYAEGVARGDWQNDPAQHAALAELDRIHLGLLDSAEDGWLDRLSSFWKKPEPVKGLYFWGGVGRGKTFLVDLFYDGLPIKQKYRTHFHRFMRSVHERLREHQGQSDPLAKIAQEWRSNLRVLVLDEFFVTDIGDAMLLARLLERLFAEGVTLVTTSNTAVENLYLNGLQRESFLPAIGLLQRFCVELYAEGTEDYRMRALTRSPVYRAPLAADSDDWLATRWNELSGGQPAKPGNIEIEGRKIPVRGRGKSIAWFDFAALCEGPRGPSDYIEIAHEFNTVLLGGIPAFDRLNEDAARRFVNLIDELYDRHVNLVCTASTSPIELYTGQRLQGAFERTASRLIEMQSAEYLGTPHRA, from the coding sequence ATGAGTGCAACCGAGTTGACCCCGTCGCAGCGGTACGCGGAAGGGGTCGCCCGTGGCGACTGGCAGAACGACCCGGCCCAGCATGCGGCGCTGGCCGAGCTGGACCGCATCCACCTGGGCCTGCTGGACAGTGCCGAGGACGGCTGGCTGGACCGCCTGTCCTCGTTCTGGAAGAAGCCCGAGCCGGTAAAGGGGCTGTACTTCTGGGGTGGCGTCGGCCGCGGCAAGACCTTCCTGGTCGACCTGTTCTACGACGGCCTGCCGATCAAGCAGAAGTACCGCACCCACTTCCACCGCTTCATGCGCAGCGTCCATGAGCGCCTGCGCGAGCACCAGGGGCAGAGCGACCCGCTGGCGAAGATCGCCCAGGAATGGCGCAGCAACCTGCGCGTGCTGGTGCTGGACGAGTTCTTCGTTACCGACATCGGTGATGCCATGCTGCTGGCACGGCTGCTGGAGCGCCTGTTCGCCGAGGGCGTGACCCTGGTCACCACCTCCAACACGGCGGTGGAGAACCTGTACCTCAACGGGCTGCAGCGCGAGAGCTTCCTGCCGGCGATCGGCCTGCTGCAGCGGTTCTGCGTCGAGCTGTACGCCGAAGGCACCGAGGATTACCGGATGCGCGCGCTGACCCGCTCGCCGGTGTACCGCGCGCCGCTGGCCGCCGACAGCGACGACTGGCTGGCCACGCGCTGGAACGAACTGAGTGGTGGTCAGCCGGCCAAGCCCGGCAACATCGAGATCGAGGGCCGCAAGATCCCGGTCCGTGGCCGCGGCAAGAGCATTGCCTGGTTCGATTTCGCCGCGCTGTGCGAAGGTCCGCGCGGCCCGTCGGATTACATCGAGATCGCGCACGAGTTCAACACGGTGCTGCTCGGCGGCATTCCCGCCTTTGACCGCCTGAACGAAGATGCCGCGCGCCGCTTCGTCAACCTGATCGATGAGTTGTACGACCGCCACGTCAACCTGGTGTGCACCGCAAGCACCTCGCCGATCGAGCTGTACACCGGCCAGCGCCTGCAGGGTGCGTTCGAGCGCACCGCCTCGCGCCTGATCGAGATGCAGAGCGCCGAGTACCTGGGTACCCCGCACCGGGCGTGA
- a CDS encoding LysE family translocator produces MPATSDLLAFALVSLAMVITPGPNMIYVISRSICQGPMAGLISLGGVALGFVFYMLCAALGITALLMTVPFAYDALRIGGALYLLYLAWQALKPGGRSPFAVRDLPQDSPRKLFTMGFLTNLLNPKVAVMYLSLLPQFLHPDGEGSVLMQSIVLGSTQILVSVSVNGMIALTAGSIAGFLAARPTWQAVQRWLMGTVLAGLAVRMAVEGRR; encoded by the coding sequence ATGCCCGCCACTTCCGACCTTCTGGCCTTTGCACTGGTCTCGCTGGCCATGGTGATCACGCCCGGGCCGAACATGATCTACGTCATCTCGCGCTCGATCTGCCAGGGGCCGATGGCGGGACTGATCTCGCTGGGCGGGGTGGCGCTGGGCTTCGTGTTCTACATGCTGTGCGCGGCGCTGGGCATCACCGCCCTGCTGATGACGGTACCGTTCGCCTACGACGCGCTGCGCATCGGCGGCGCGCTGTACCTGCTGTACCTGGCCTGGCAGGCGCTCAAGCCGGGTGGCCGTTCGCCGTTCGCGGTGCGCGACCTGCCGCAGGACAGCCCGCGCAAGCTGTTCACGATGGGCTTTCTGACCAATCTGCTGAACCCGAAGGTGGCCGTGATGTACCTGTCGCTGCTGCCGCAGTTCCTGCACCCGGACGGCGAAGGCAGCGTGCTGATGCAGTCGATCGTGCTGGGCTCCACCCAGATCCTGGTCAGCGTCAGCGTGAACGGTATGATCGCGCTGACTGCAGGCAGCATCGCCGGCTTCCTGGCTGCGCGCCCGACCTGGCAGGCGGTGCAGCGCTGGCTGATGGGCACGGTACTGGCCGGGCTGGCGGTGCGCATGGCGGTGGAAGGGCGGCGGTAG
- a CDS encoding DUF2884 family protein, producing MHLRLPLLALLPALFTAPALAAEGPGLRSDQCGIHTDYDVLVDSGGIWLRHGPQAPHEVVFHDGELSLDGTMVPVSAADAARLRQMEAGARQLMPAATALAHEVSGVTFDALDAAFEAITGKSRNRQMRAMRGEMQDWIEASLGRGYWEQDTFGDGFDAHIEQMAETMATSTTRSVLWQVFTGRAGAMERRADRLDAEVDRRMEARSQQLEARAMALCPLVQSLADAHDALELRYQGQPLRLLERGDSVRVEHGSGSGLHVSAGPEERPRDDALAPSR from the coding sequence ATGCACCTGCGACTGCCCCTGCTGGCACTGCTGCCCGCTCTGTTCACCGCTCCCGCGCTGGCCGCCGAGGGGCCGGGCCTGCGTTCGGACCAGTGCGGCATCCACACCGACTACGACGTGCTGGTGGACAGCGGTGGCATCTGGCTGCGGCATGGCCCGCAGGCGCCGCATGAAGTGGTGTTCCACGACGGCGAGCTGAGCCTGGACGGCACGATGGTGCCGGTCAGCGCCGCCGACGCTGCCCGCCTGCGGCAGATGGAGGCCGGCGCCCGCCAGCTGATGCCCGCCGCCACCGCGCTCGCCCATGAAGTCTCCGGGGTCACCTTCGATGCGCTGGACGCCGCCTTCGAAGCCATCACCGGCAAGTCCCGCAACCGCCAGATGCGGGCGATGCGTGGCGAGATGCAGGACTGGATCGAGGCCAGCCTCGGCCGCGGCTACTGGGAGCAGGACACTTTCGGCGATGGCTTCGACGCGCACATCGAGCAGATGGCCGAGACAATGGCCACGTCGACGACCCGCAGCGTGCTGTGGCAGGTATTCACCGGCCGCGCCGGCGCCATGGAGCGCCGCGCCGACCGCCTCGATGCCGAGGTCGACCGCCGCATGGAAGCGCGCAGCCAGCAGCTGGAAGCCAGGGCCATGGCGCTATGCCCGCTGGTGCAGTCGCTGGCGGATGCCCACGACGCGCTGGAGCTGCGCTACCAGGGACAGCCGCTGCGGCTGCTGGAGCGCGGCGACAGCGTGCGGGTAGAGCATGGCAGCGGTTCGGGGCTGCATGTGTCGGCCGGGCCGGAGGAGCGGCCGCGTGACGACGCCTTGGCGCCCTCCCGATAA
- a CDS encoding ribonucleoside-diphosphate reductase subunit alpha → MSTESSATIEKESEFLLTSPPTANAMSVTKRNGTTELVDLNKIVRAVQRSSEGLHAVDPMRVATRTISGLYNGATTRELDELSIRTAALLIGEEPEYGRLAARLLANYIAKEVSGQEIYAFSQSVSRGHEVGLINDRLLNFVQTNARKLNDAIDISLDLNFDYFGLRTLYDRYLLRHPHTRKVIETPQQFFLRIASALSEDVSETLALYKRMGNLDYLPSSPTLFNSGTTHEQLSSCFLLDSPQDSLESIYSKYGDIAQLSKFSGGIGVSYTRVRSRGSLIKSTNGHSNGIVPWLKTMDSSVAAVNQGGKRKGAACVYLETWHADIEDFLELRDNTGDEARRAHNLNLANWVPDLFMKRVEADQEWSLFDPRVVPEFTDLFGEAFEAAYLQAEAQGKANRTISARKLYARMMRTLAETGNGWMTFKDKCNRASNQTLRPGNVIHLSNLCTEILEVTSNDETAVCNLGSINLGNHFDEHNEFDFEKLAETVRLAVRQLDRVIDLNFYPIETARRANLRWRPVGLGCMGLQDVFFRKRLPFDSAEARALSKKIAEAIYFHALETSCELAQERGKHPSFNDTRAASGELQFDAWNVVPEDTARWDALRERIKEHGLRNSLMIAIAPTATIASIAGCYECVEPQVSNLFKRETLSGDFLQVNRYLVNELKKLGLWTADMRDAIKLAEGSIAGVAQIPETLREVYRTAWELPMRSLIDMAAERGAFIDQSASLNLFMESPNIGAMSSMYMYAWKQGIKTTYYLRSRPATKIAKTTVSAAAPAKVFSPDEAIACSLENPEACEACQ, encoded by the coding sequence GTGAGCACCGAATCCAGCGCCACCATCGAGAAGGAAAGCGAGTTCCTGTTGACGTCGCCGCCGACGGCCAACGCGATGAGTGTGACCAAGCGCAACGGGACCACCGAACTGGTGGACCTGAACAAGATCGTGCGCGCGGTGCAGCGTTCCTCTGAAGGCCTGCACGCCGTCGATCCGATGCGCGTGGCCACCCGCACCATTTCCGGCCTGTACAACGGCGCCACCACCCGCGAGCTGGACGAACTGTCCATCCGCACCGCCGCCCTGCTGATCGGTGAAGAGCCCGAGTACGGCCGCCTTGCTGCGCGCCTGCTGGCCAACTACATCGCCAAGGAAGTCTCGGGCCAGGAAATCTACGCTTTCTCGCAGTCGGTCAGCCGTGGCCATGAAGTCGGCCTGATCAACGACCGCCTGCTGAACTTCGTGCAGACCAACGCGCGCAAGCTCAACGATGCCATCGACATCTCGCTGGACCTGAACTTCGATTACTTCGGCCTGCGTACCCTGTACGACCGTTACCTGCTGCGCCACCCGCACACCCGCAAGGTGATCGAGACCCCGCAGCAGTTCTTCCTGCGCATCGCCAGCGCGCTGAGCGAGGACGTGTCCGAGACCCTGGCGCTGTACAAGCGCATGGGCAACCTGGACTACCTGCCGTCCAGCCCGACCCTGTTCAACTCCGGTACCACCCACGAGCAGCTGTCCTCGTGCTTCCTGCTGGATTCGCCGCAGGACTCGCTGGAGTCGATCTATTCCAAGTACGGCGACATCGCCCAGCTGTCGAAGTTCTCCGGCGGCATCGGCGTCAGCTACACCCGCGTGCGTTCGCGTGGTTCGCTCATCAAGTCGACCAACGGCCACTCCAACGGCATCGTGCCGTGGCTGAAGACCATGGATTCGTCCGTGGCCGCGGTGAACCAGGGCGGCAAGCGCAAGGGCGCGGCCTGCGTCTACCTGGAAACCTGGCACGCCGACATCGAGGACTTCCTCGAACTGCGTGACAACACCGGTGACGAAGCCCGCCGTGCGCACAACCTGAACCTGGCCAACTGGGTGCCGGACCTGTTCATGAAGCGCGTCGAAGCCGACCAGGAATGGTCGCTGTTCGATCCGCGCGTGGTGCCGGAGTTCACCGACCTGTTCGGCGAAGCCTTCGAAGCCGCCTACCTGCAGGCCGAAGCGCAGGGCAAGGCCAACCGCACGATCTCTGCCCGCAAGCTGTACGCCCGCATGATGCGTACGCTGGCCGAGACCGGCAACGGCTGGATGACCTTCAAGGACAAGTGCAACCGCGCCAGCAACCAGACCCTGCGTCCGGGCAACGTGATCCACCTGTCCAACCTGTGCACCGAAATCCTGGAAGTCACTTCCAACGATGAAACCGCGGTGTGCAACCTGGGTTCGATCAACCTGGGCAACCACTTCGACGAGCACAACGAGTTCGACTTCGAGAAGCTGGCCGAGACCGTGCGCCTGGCCGTGCGCCAGCTCGACCGCGTCATCGACCTGAACTTCTACCCGATCGAAACCGCGCGCCGTGCCAACCTGCGCTGGCGTCCGGTCGGCCTGGGCTGCATGGGCCTGCAGGACGTGTTCTTCCGCAAGCGCCTGCCGTTCGACAGCGCCGAAGCCCGCGCGCTGTCGAAGAAGATTGCCGAAGCGATCTACTTCCACGCGCTGGAAACCTCCTGCGAGCTGGCCCAGGAACGCGGCAAGCACCCGTCGTTCAACGACACCCGTGCCGCCAGCGGCGAACTGCAGTTCGACGCCTGGAACGTGGTGCCGGAAGACACCGCGCGCTGGGATGCCCTGCGTGAGCGCATCAAGGAACACGGCCTGCGCAACTCGCTGATGATCGCGATCGCACCGACCGCGACCATCGCCTCGATCGCCGGCTGCTACGAGTGCGTCGAGCCGCAGGTGTCCAACCTGTTCAAGCGCGAGACCCTGTCCGGTGACTTCCTGCAGGTCAACCGCTACCTGGTGAACGAGCTGAAGAAGCTGGGCCTGTGGACCGCCGACATGCGCGACGCCATCAAGCTGGCCGAAGGTTCCATCGCCGGCGTGGCGCAGATTCCGGAAACGCTGCGCGAGGTCTACCGCACCGCGTGGGAACTGCCGATGCGTTCGCTGATCGACATGGCCGCCGAGCGTGGCGCCTTCATCGATCAGTCGGCCTCGCTCAACCTGTTCATGGAAAGCCCGAACATCGGCGCGATGTCCTCCATGTACATGTACGCCTGGAAGCAGGGCATCAAGACCACCTACTACCTGCGTTCGCGCCCGGCCACCAAGATCGCCAAGACCACGGTGAGTGCCGCCGCACCGGCCAAGGTGTTCAGCCCGGACGAAGCCATCGCCTGCTCGCTGGAAAACCCGGAAGCCTGCGAGGCCTGCCAGTAA
- a CDS encoding LysR family transcriptional regulator: protein MNLLQLIRSFTRTAETGSIAAAARILGISATAVGQNINRLEAHLGVRLLNRSTRQLALSEAGALYLAQVRHIEADLARAQAMVTAGDIEPAGPLRIASSSAFGRHVLAPLLPSLQQRYPQLQLELRLTDRAVQHGPEAVDASIRIGAQLEDGVVARQLARVPFVFCASPAYLKAHGTPRQPSDLGSHRGLLHRFPTDGRPLRWGLLKDGQRVDAALPPSMVCDDIDALATLAAAGAGITRLAAFVAEPYLRDGRLQAVFGADTAWRPEPMEVYFCVSDRRDFTAKIRALFEHLQAGMAPAWRV, encoded by the coding sequence ATGAACCTGTTGCAACTGATCCGCAGCTTCACCCGCACCGCAGAGACCGGCAGCATTGCCGCCGCGGCCCGCATCCTTGGCATCAGCGCCACCGCTGTCGGCCAGAACATCAACCGGCTGGAGGCCCATCTGGGCGTGCGGTTGCTGAACCGAAGCACGCGGCAGCTGGCTCTCAGCGAGGCCGGCGCGCTGTACCTGGCGCAGGTGCGCCACATCGAAGCCGACCTGGCGCGTGCGCAGGCCATGGTCACCGCCGGCGACATCGAACCGGCCGGGCCGCTGCGCATTGCCAGCAGCAGCGCGTTCGGTCGTCATGTGCTGGCACCGTTGCTGCCTTCACTGCAGCAGCGCTATCCACAACTGCAGCTGGAGCTGCGCCTGACCGACCGCGCCGTGCAGCATGGGCCGGAAGCGGTGGATGCCAGCATCCGCATCGGCGCACAGCTGGAGGACGGCGTGGTCGCACGGCAGCTGGCGCGCGTACCGTTCGTGTTCTGCGCCTCGCCGGCCTATCTGAAGGCGCACGGCACCCCGCGGCAACCCTCCGACCTGGGCAGCCATCGTGGTCTGCTGCACCGCTTCCCCACCGATGGCCGGCCATTGCGCTGGGGCCTGCTGAAGGACGGCCAGCGCGTGGACGCCGCGCTGCCACCAAGCATGGTCTGCGATGACATCGATGCGCTGGCGACGCTGGCGGCGGCCGGTGCCGGCATCACTCGATTGGCTGCGTTCGTGGCCGAGCCCTACCTGCGCGATGGCCGCCTGCAGGCGGTGTTCGGCGCCGATACCGCGTGGCGCCCGGAACCGATGGAGGTCTACTTCTGCGTCAGTGACCGCCGCGACTTCACCGCCAAGATCCGCGCGCTGTTCGAACACCTGCAGGCCGGCATGGCGCCCGCCTGGCGGGTGTGA
- a CDS encoding NADH:flavin oxidoreductase/NADH oxidase: protein MSQLFSPISFGPLTLSNRIVIAPMCQYSAEDGRASDWHAMHLGNLAQSGAGLLILEATAVEPRGRISWADLGLWDDGTEAALAQVLASVRRWSPMPLGIQLGHAGRKASVNRPWDGGGQLPADDTRGWTTVAPSPLPFHAADPAPQELGETGIADVIAAFAASAVRAERLGFELIELHAAHGYLLHQFLSPLSNRRTDGYGGSLPNRLRLLVEVFDAVRAAVSDKVAVGVRISASDWVDGGWDLVQSEALAQVMDARGCDFLHVSSGGLDERQKITVGPGYQVPFAAAIKAKVRMPVIAVGMITEPEQAESILRHRHADAVALARGILYDPRWPWHAAAALRESVVPAPQYLRCEPRDARGVFKAR from the coding sequence TTGAGCCAGTTGTTTTCGCCGATTTCGTTCGGCCCCCTGACCCTGTCCAACCGCATCGTCATCGCGCCGATGTGCCAGTACTCCGCCGAGGACGGCCGCGCCAGCGACTGGCACGCCATGCACCTGGGCAACCTGGCGCAGTCCGGTGCCGGCCTGCTGATCCTGGAAGCCACCGCCGTCGAACCGCGCGGCCGCATCAGCTGGGCCGACCTGGGCCTGTGGGACGATGGCACTGAAGCCGCGCTGGCACAGGTGCTGGCCAGCGTCCGCCGCTGGTCGCCGATGCCGTTGGGCATCCAGCTCGGCCACGCCGGCCGCAAGGCCTCGGTGAACCGGCCTTGGGACGGCGGCGGCCAGCTGCCGGCCGACGATACCCGTGGCTGGACTACGGTGGCGCCGTCGCCGCTGCCGTTCCATGCCGCCGATCCAGCGCCGCAGGAACTTGGCGAGACCGGCATCGCCGACGTCATCGCCGCCTTCGCCGCCAGCGCGGTGCGTGCCGAGCGCCTGGGCTTCGAACTGATCGAGCTGCACGCCGCGCACGGTTACCTGCTGCATCAGTTCCTGTCGCCGTTGAGCAACCGCCGCACCGATGGTTACGGTGGCTCGCTGCCCAACCGCCTGCGCCTGCTGGTGGAAGTGTTCGACGCCGTGCGTGCGGCGGTATCGGACAAGGTCGCTGTGGGCGTGCGCATCTCCGCCAGCGACTGGGTCGATGGCGGCTGGGATCTGGTGCAGAGCGAGGCGCTGGCGCAGGTGATGGACGCGCGCGGCTGCGATTTCCTGCATGTCTCCAGCGGCGGCCTGGACGAGCGCCAGAAGATCACCGTCGGCCCGGGTTACCAGGTGCCGTTCGCGGCGGCGATCAAGGCCAAGGTGCGCATGCCGGTCATCGCGGTGGGCATGATCACCGAACCGGAACAGGCCGAATCGATCCTGCGCCATCGCCACGCCGATGCCGTGGCCCTGGCGCGCGGCATCCTCTACGACCCGCGTTGGCCGTGGCATGCCGCAGCTGCACTGCGCGAGAGCGTGGTACCGGCGCCGCAGTACCTGCGCTGCGAGCCGCGCGACGCGCGTGGCGTGTTCAAGGCACGCTGA
- the pncA gene encoding bifunctional nicotinamidase/pyrazinamidase yields MTALPADVALLVIDLQPDFMPGGALACDQGDALVAPIAGLLAQRRYRTVVATQDWHPADHASFASQHPGKRPFETILLHAQPQTLWPDHCVQGSDGAALHPGVDWTVADLILRKGTRQQVDSYSAFRENHGPDGERPATGLAGWLHERRIREVHMCGLARDYCVLWSAQDAVKSGFRVKFLWELTRPVTDANDAMVREALGKAGIAII; encoded by the coding sequence ATGACCGCCCTGCCCGCCGACGTCGCCCTGCTGGTGATCGACCTGCAGCCGGACTTCATGCCCGGTGGCGCGCTGGCCTGCGACCAGGGCGATGCCCTGGTGGCACCCATTGCAGGGCTGCTGGCGCAGCGCCGCTATCGCACGGTGGTGGCCACCCAGGACTGGCACCCCGCCGATCACGCCTCATTTGCCAGCCAGCACCCCGGCAAGCGTCCGTTTGAGACCATCCTGCTGCACGCACAGCCACAGACCCTGTGGCCCGACCATTGCGTGCAGGGCAGCGACGGCGCCGCGCTGCATCCGGGCGTGGACTGGACTGTGGCTGATCTGATCCTGCGCAAGGGCACGCGCCAACAGGTGGACTCGTACAGCGCCTTCCGCGAGAACCACGGTCCCGATGGCGAGCGCCCGGCGACCGGCCTGGCCGGCTGGCTGCACGAGCGCCGCATCCGCGAAGTGCACATGTGCGGCCTGGCCCGCGACTACTGCGTGCTGTGGAGCGCGCAGGACGCGGTGAAGTCCGGCTTCCGGGTGAAGTTCCTGTGGGAGCTGACCCGACCGGTGACCGACGCCAACGATGCGATGGTGCGCGAGGCGCTGGGCAAAGCAGGGATCGCGATCATCTGA
- a CDS encoding ribonucleotide-diphosphate reductase subunit beta produces MADKPKQMLLDPGFELTLRPMRYPQFYDMYRNAIKNTWTVEEINFQIDITDLHSKMSPGERHLIHRLVAFFATGDSIVSNNLVLNLYQHLNAPEARMYLSRQLYEEALHVQFYLTLLDNYLPDPEERAKAFSAVENIDSIKKKADFCFKWIDSIQSLTRIETREQRRQFLLNQICFAACIEGLFFFAAFAYVYYFRSRGLLPGLASGTNWVFRDESAHMEFAFESVRVVREEEPDLFDDEMKQQVYDMLAEAIECEVQFAEDVLSGGVAGISTRDMRQYLQHCADQHFAKLGMEKKYNVRNPLPFMELQDVQELTNFFERRVSAYQVGVQGEVAFDMNF; encoded by the coding sequence ATGGCCGACAAGCCCAAGCAGATGCTGCTCGATCCCGGTTTTGAACTGACCCTGCGCCCGATGCGCTACCCGCAGTTCTATGACATGTACCGGAACGCGATCAAGAACACCTGGACGGTGGAAGAGATCAACTTCCAGATCGACATCACCGACCTGCACAGCAAGATGTCGCCGGGTGAGCGCCACCTGATCCACCGCCTGGTCGCGTTCTTCGCCACCGGCGACTCGATCGTGTCCAACAACCTGGTGCTGAACCTGTACCAGCACCTCAATGCGCCGGAAGCGCGCATGTACCTGTCGCGCCAGCTGTATGAAGAAGCGCTGCACGTGCAGTTCTACCTCACCCTGCTCGACAACTACCTGCCGGATCCGGAAGAGCGCGCCAAGGCGTTCTCGGCGGTGGAGAACATCGACTCGATCAAGAAGAAGGCCGATTTCTGCTTCAAGTGGATCGACTCGATCCAGAGCCTGACCCGCATCGAGACCCGCGAACAGCGCCGCCAGTTCCTGCTCAACCAGATCTGCTTCGCTGCCTGCATCGAAGGCCTGTTCTTCTTCGCTGCGTTCGCCTACGTGTACTACTTCCGTTCGCGCGGCCTGCTGCCGGGCCTGGCCTCGGGCACCAACTGGGTGTTCCGCGACGAGAGCGCGCACATGGAGTTCGCGTTCGAGTCGGTGCGCGTGGTGCGTGAGGAAGAGCCGGACCTGTTCGACGATGAAATGAAGCAGCAGGTCTACGACATGCTGGCCGAAGCCATCGAATGCGAAGTGCAGTTCGCCGAGGACGTGCTGTCCGGCGGCGTGGCCGGCATCTCGACCCGCGACATGCGCCAGTACCTGCAGCACTGCGCCGACCAGCACTTCGCCAAGCTGGGCATGGAAAAGAAGTACAACGTGCGCAACCCGCTGCCGTTCATGGAGCTGCAGGACGTGCAGGAACTGACCAACTTCTTCGAACGCCGCGTCTCGGCCTACCAGGTGGGCGTGCAGGGCGAAGTGGCCTTCGACATGAACTTCTGA
- a CDS encoding acyl-CoA thioesterase encodes MTPIPETVPPTEVRMAEIVFPNHTNHLGTLFGGQALAWMDKAAFLAAARYSRRTVVTARSDQVDFKLPIRIGQMVETIGRIVEVGRSSMKVEVELVAEDLHSGERKLCTRGHFVMIALDEEGHPIAVPPLPAA; translated from the coding sequence ATGACCCCGATTCCCGAGACCGTGCCGCCCACCGAAGTGCGCATGGCCGAAATCGTCTTCCCCAACCACACCAACCACCTCGGCACCCTGTTCGGTGGCCAGGCGCTGGCGTGGATGGACAAGGCCGCCTTCCTGGCCGCCGCCCGCTACTCACGCCGCACCGTGGTGACCGCGCGCAGCGACCAGGTCGACTTCAAGCTGCCGATCCGCATCGGCCAGATGGTCGAGACCATCGGCCGCATCGTCGAAGTCGGCCGCAGCTCGATGAAGGTCGAGGTGGAGCTGGTCGCCGAGGACCTGCACAGCGGCGAGCGCAAGCTGTGTACCCGCGGCCACTTCGTGATGATCGCGCTGGACGAGGAAGGCCACCCGATCGCGGTGCCGCCCCTGCCGGCGGCCTGA
- a CDS encoding NAD-dependent protein deacetylase — protein MTPPLTDFIDRAQRLFVLTGAGCSTASGIPDYRDADGQWKRTPPVTYQAFMGEAATRQRYWARSLLGWPRFGLARPNGTHQALAALEARGTLQVLLTQNVDGLHQRAGSHNVIDLHGRLDQVRCMGCERRSGREDFQQRLLDANPGWDALEAGIAPDGDADLETDFSSFVVPDCPSCGGLLKPDVVFFGENVPRERVAAVHDHLQQADAVLVVGSSLMVYSGFRFVQAAAKAGLPVAALNRGRTRADDLLQFKDERDCAEALAGWVAG, from the coding sequence ATGACCCCGCCGCTGACCGACTTCATCGACCGCGCCCAGCGCCTGTTCGTGCTGACCGGCGCCGGCTGCAGCACTGCCTCGGGCATTCCCGACTACCGCGATGCCGACGGCCAGTGGAAACGCACGCCGCCGGTGACCTACCAGGCCTTCATGGGCGAGGCGGCCACCCGCCAGCGTTACTGGGCGCGCAGCCTGCTGGGTTGGCCGCGCTTCGGCCTGGCCCGGCCCAACGGCACCCACCAGGCCCTGGCCGCCCTGGAAGCGCGCGGCACGCTGCAGGTGCTGCTGACCCAGAACGTGGATGGCCTGCACCAGCGCGCCGGCAGCCACAACGTGATCGACCTGCATGGCCGCCTGGACCAGGTGCGCTGCATGGGCTGCGAACGCCGCAGCGGCCGCGAGGACTTCCAGCAGCGCCTGCTGGACGCCAACCCGGGCTGGGACGCGCTGGAGGCCGGCATCGCCCCGGATGGCGATGCCGATCTGGAGACCGATTTCTCCAGCTTCGTGGTGCCCGATTGCCCGTCCTGCGGCGGCCTGCTGAAACCGGACGTGGTGTTCTTCGGCGAAAACGTGCCCCGTGAACGCGTGGCGGCGGTGCATGACCACCTGCAACAGGCTGATGCCGTGCTGGTGGTGGGCTCGTCGCTGATGGTCTATTCCGGCTTCCGCTTCGTGCAGGCGGCCGCGAAGGCAGGGTTGCCGGTGGCGGCGCTGAATCGTGGCCGTACCCGTGCCGACGACCTGCTGCAGTTCAAGGACGAGCGGGACTGCGCCGAGGCGTTGGCCGGTTGGGTGGCGGGCTGA
- the purU gene encoding formyltetrahydrofolate deformylase, translating into MRPDSILTLSCPDRTGIVYRVSGLLFDHGCNILDAQQFGDEESGRFFLRVHFDRDAGLPLETVHTSMAALAEGFGMDWQLHDGRRRARLLVLVSKQGHCLNDLLFRAHSGQLKVDIAAVASNHADFAPLAASYQVPFHHLPVTAETRAVQEQQIIDLVEHERIDLVVLARYMQILSPTLCRALAGRAINIHHSFLPSFKGAQPYHQAHARGVKIIGATAHYVTEDLDEGPIIEQDVARVDHAMAPRELVRLGSDTESLVLARAVRRHVEHRILLNGHRTVVFR; encoded by the coding sequence ATGCGCCCCGATTCCATTCTTACCCTGTCCTGTCCCGACCGTACCGGCATCGTCTACCGCGTGTCCGGCCTGCTGTTCGACCACGGCTGCAACATCCTCGACGCCCAGCAGTTCGGTGACGAGGAAAGCGGCCGCTTCTTCCTGCGCGTGCACTTCGACCGCGATGCCGGGCTGCCGCTGGAGACCGTGCACACGAGCATGGCCGCGCTCGCCGAAGGCTTCGGCATGGACTGGCAGCTGCACGATGGCCGCCGCCGCGCACGCCTGCTGGTGCTGGTCAGCAAGCAGGGCCACTGCCTCAACGATCTGCTGTTCCGCGCCCACAGTGGCCAGCTGAAGGTGGACATCGCGGCAGTGGCGTCCAACCACGCCGACTTCGCGCCGCTGGCCGCGTCCTACCAGGTGCCGTTCCACCACCTGCCGGTGACCGCCGAAACGCGCGCGGTGCAGGAACAGCAGATCATCGATCTCGTCGAGCACGAGCGCATCGACCTGGTGGTGCTGGCGCGCTACATGCAGATCCTGTCGCCCACGCTGTGCCGCGCACTGGCCGGCCGTGCGATCAACATCCACCACAGCTTCCTGCCCAGCTTCAAGGGCGCGCAGCCGTATCACCAGGCGCACGCGCGCGGGGTCAAGATCATCGGTGCCACCGCGCACTACGTCACCGAGGATCTGGACGAAGGCCCGATCATCGAACAGGACGTGGCCCGCGTGGACCACGCGATGGCACCGCGCGAGCTGGTGCGGCTGGGCAGCGATACCGAATCGCTGGTACTGGCACGCGCGGTTCGCCGCCATGTGGAGCACCGCATCCTGCTCAACGGGCATCGCACCGTCGTATTCCGGTAG